The proteins below come from a single Faecalibaculum rodentium genomic window:
- the secA gene encoding preprotein translocase subunit SecA, protein MAVFGGLFSEEKRELKKLEKTADQVLALEPKMQALSDEELKDKTREYRERLEKGETVDDLLPEAFATAREAAFRVINEKPYKVQIMGSVAMHRGDIAEMKTGEGKTLTATMAVYLNALSGQGVHVITVNEYLAGRDAAWMGEIYRFLGLSVGVNKRELSPREKREAYACDITYTTNSELGFDYLRDNMVTDVKDRVMRGLHVAFVDEVDSVLIDESRTPLIISGGKKQTANLYIAADRFVKTLTKPEYEFDKSTKENKLLSGDYDIDEKTRQVMLTDDGVAKAEKYFGLDNLYDLDHTQLVHHINQALRANYIMMREVEYVVNDEQEIVIVDQFTGRMMPGRAYSDGLHQAIEAKEGVPIKEETSTLATITYQNFFRLYEKLAGMTGTAKTEEEEFLSTYNMKVIVIPTNRPIARQDLPDEIYSRKESKYRALVNKVKELHEKGQPVLVGTIAVETSELISNMLDAEKIPHEVLNAKNHAREAEIVAKAGRPGSVTIATNMAGRGTDIKLTEQSRKLGGLAVLGSERHESRRIDNQLRGRSGRQGDPGFSRFYVSLEDSLIVRFGGDKLQALFNKMGDEQIESKAVTKSITMAQKRVEGFNFDTRKTLLDYDDVLRRQREIIYAQRNKILESEEVHDLVKVILEKAIDQAMQANLSNEKKQSVDAAGLAKSLEMMGLQDDKAIHAEELEGKSFDEVRDYLYDKVWNGYENEIKDVRSQFLPFEKTVVLRNIDRNWIEHIDRMDKLRSGIYLRSYAQNNPLQQYVQEGFDMFEDMNTRIDREIAFFLMKVRIRREPQQA, encoded by the coding sequence ATGGCAGTATTTGGCGGACTCTTTTCCGAAGAGAAAAGGGAACTGAAAAAACTGGAGAAAACAGCCGACCAGGTCCTGGCGCTGGAGCCCAAAATGCAGGCGCTGAGCGACGAAGAGCTGAAAGATAAAACACGTGAATACCGCGAACGTCTGGAAAAAGGCGAAACCGTGGACGACCTGCTGCCCGAGGCATTTGCGACTGCCCGGGAAGCCGCATTCCGCGTCATCAACGAGAAACCCTACAAGGTGCAGATCATGGGATCCGTGGCCATGCACAGGGGCGACATTGCGGAGATGAAGACCGGTGAAGGAAAGACCCTGACAGCCACCATGGCAGTCTACCTGAATGCACTCTCCGGGCAGGGTGTGCACGTGATCACCGTCAACGAATACCTGGCCGGCCGTGATGCCGCCTGGATGGGCGAGATTTACCGCTTCCTGGGCCTGAGCGTCGGCGTGAACAAACGGGAGCTGTCTCCGCGGGAAAAGCGCGAGGCCTATGCATGCGACATCACCTACACGACCAACTCCGAGCTGGGATTCGACTACCTGCGCGACAACATGGTCACAGACGTGAAGGACCGTGTCATGCGGGGACTGCACGTGGCCTTCGTGGACGAAGTCGACTCGGTCCTGATCGATGAATCCCGGACTCCGCTGATCATTTCCGGTGGCAAGAAGCAGACCGCCAACCTTTATATTGCGGCGGACCGCTTCGTGAAGACGCTGACAAAGCCGGAGTATGAATTCGACAAATCCACAAAGGAAAACAAGCTGCTCTCCGGCGACTATGACATCGATGAAAAGACCCGCCAGGTCATGCTGACGGACGATGGTGTGGCCAAGGCCGAGAAATACTTCGGGCTGGACAACCTGTATGACCTGGACCACACCCAGCTGGTGCACCACATCAACCAGGCCCTGCGTGCCAACTACATCATGATGCGCGAAGTGGAATACGTGGTGAATGACGAGCAGGAAATCGTGATCGTCGACCAGTTCACCGGCCGCATGATGCCGGGCCGTGCCTATTCTGACGGACTGCACCAGGCCATCGAAGCCAAGGAAGGCGTGCCCATCAAGGAAGAGACGTCCACGCTGGCAACGATCACCTACCAGAACTTCTTCCGTCTTTATGAGAAGCTGGCGGGCATGACCGGTACGGCGAAGACCGAGGAAGAGGAATTCCTGTCCACCTACAACATGAAGGTCATCGTGATTCCCACAAACCGTCCCATTGCCCGTCAGGACCTGCCGGATGAAATCTATTCCCGGAAAGAATCCAAGTACCGGGCCCTGGTGAACAAAGTCAAGGAACTCCACGAGAAGGGACAGCCTGTGCTGGTGGGCACCATTGCGGTGGAAACCAGTGAGCTGATTTCCAATATGCTGGATGCGGAAAAGATCCCTCACGAGGTGCTGAATGCCAAGAACCACGCCCGTGAAGCGGAGATCGTTGCAAAGGCGGGCCGCCCGGGCAGTGTGACCATTGCCACGAACATGGCCGGCCGTGGTACCGACATCAAACTGACAGAACAGAGCCGGAAACTCGGCGGTCTGGCAGTCCTGGGCTCCGAGCGGCATGAATCCCGGCGTATCGACAACCAGCTCCGCGGGCGGTCGGGCCGTCAGGGCGATCCCGGATTCTCCCGGTTCTATGTCTCCCTGGAGGATTCGCTGATCGTGCGCTTCGGCGGTGACAAGCTGCAGGCGCTTTTCAATAAAATGGGCGACGAGCAGATCGAATCCAAGGCCGTGACGAAGTCCATCACCATGGCGCAGAAGCGTGTGGAAGGCTTCAACTTCGACACCCGGAAAACGCTCCTGGACTACGATGACGTGCTGCGGCGCCAGCGTGAGATCATCTATGCGCAGCGCAACAAGATCCTGGAGAGCGAAGAAGTCCATGATCTGGTGAAGGTGATCCTGGAGAAGGCCATTGACCAGGCCATGCAGGCGAACCTGTCCAACGAAAAGAAACAGTCCGTGGATGCAGCGGGCCTGGCGAAGTCCCTGGAAATGATGGGCCTGCAGGATGACAAGGCCATCCATGCGGAGGAACTGGAAGGCAAGTCCTTCGACGAAGTCCGTGACTACCTCTACGACAAGGTATGGAACGGCTACGAAAACGAGATCAAAGATGTCCGCAGCCAGTTTCTGCCCTTCGAGAAGACGGTGGTCCTGCGCAACATCGACCGCAACTGGATCGAGCACATCGACCGCATGGACAAGCTGCGTTCGGGCATCTATCTGCGTTCCTATGCGCAGAACAACCCCCTGCAGCAGTATGTGCAGGAAGGATTCGACATGTTCGAGGACATGAACACCCGGATCGACCGGGAAATCGCGTTCTTCCTCATGAAGGTGCGCATCCGGCGGGAACCGCAGCAGGCATAA
- a CDS encoding carbohydrate deacetylase yields MKLIINGDDFGITPACNETIIDCYRKGRLTSCSLMTNMPAAEEAAGLWKQNPGLSVGLHVCLTAGRPLTRPASLMKEDGTFDKSIWAGGQAIDLQEMETEIQAQFDRFVELTGKKPEHLDSHHGIERIPGAAAIMERLSGKYHIPLRMFMAPEENGPVPFVLPRLCLAGSSDDCLQSPEDFVQKLAGQAGDAGWVELALHPGRADADLAALSSLCKGREADAANLLSETFGAFLDRPDVELSSWRGVPERTPEPN; encoded by the coding sequence ATGAAGCTGATCATAAACGGGGATGACTTCGGAATCACCCCCGCCTGCAATGAAACCATCATCGACTGTTACCGCAAGGGAAGGCTGACTTCCTGCTCGCTGATGACGAACATGCCCGCTGCTGAAGAAGCAGCCGGACTGTGGAAGCAAAACCCGGGGCTGAGTGTGGGCCTGCATGTCTGCCTGACCGCAGGCAGGCCGCTGACACGACCGGCTTCGCTGATGAAGGAAGACGGGACCTTTGACAAATCCATCTGGGCTGGCGGTCAGGCGATTGATCTGCAGGAGATGGAAACCGAGATCCAGGCGCAGTTTGACCGGTTCGTGGAACTCACCGGGAAGAAGCCGGAACACCTGGATTCCCATCATGGCATCGAGCGGATCCCCGGGGCAGCAGCCATCATGGAACGGCTCTCCGGAAAATACCACATCCCGCTGCGGATGTTCATGGCGCCGGAAGAAAACGGACCCGTCCCCTTTGTGCTGCCCAGACTCTGCCTGGCGGGCTCGTCGGATGACTGCCTGCAATCTCCGGAGGACTTTGTACAGAAACTGGCCGGACAGGCCGGGGACGCCGGGTGGGTGGAACTGGCCCTGCATCCGGGCAGAGCCGATGCGGACCTTGCAGCTCTCTCCAGCCTGTGCAAAGGCAGGGAGGCCGATGCCGCCAACCTGTTATCAGAGACTTTCGGTGCGTTTCTCGACAGACCGGATGTGGAACTGTCTTCCTGGCGGGGTGTACCGGAAAGAACGCCGGAACCAAACTGA
- a CDS encoding S-ribosylhomocysteine lyase, translated as MNDTTIESFTLDHSKVKAPYVRLISEQTGPAGDVISNYDVRLTQPNVQEIPTGAIHTLEHLLALYLRPQLEGYIDCSPYGCRTGFHLLTWGHGDPEQAAKALKNALEQVLETEWEDVPGTRAEECGNYKDHSLTGAKAWAGEILEKGISSDAFERRLV; from the coding sequence ATGAACGATACAACCATCGAGAGCTTTACCCTGGACCATTCAAAGGTGAAGGCCCCGTATGTGCGGCTCATCAGCGAACAGACCGGTCCTGCCGGAGACGTGATTTCCAATTATGATGTCCGGCTGACACAGCCCAATGTGCAGGAGATCCCCACGGGTGCCATCCACACCCTGGAGCACCTGCTGGCGCTCTACCTGCGTCCGCAGCTGGAGGGCTACATTGACTGTTCCCCCTATGGCTGCCGCACGGGGTTCCATCTCCTGACATGGGGCCATGGCGATCCGGAACAGGCGGCAAAGGCCCTGAAGAATGCCCTGGAGCAGGTGCTGGAAACCGAATGGGAGGATGTACCGGGCACCCGGGCCGAAGAGTGCGGCAATTACAAGGATCACTCCCTGACCGGCGCGAAAGCCTGGGCGGGCGAGATTCTGGAAAAGGGCATTTCGTCGGATGCCTTCGAGCGCAGACTGGTGTAG
- a CDS encoding A/G-specific adenine glycosylase, whose protein sequence is METERSMNADPETVNPAPGFARPLMDWYQAHHRDLPFRRDREPYHIWVSEIMAQQTRIEAMVQYYDRFMTLFPTVQDLAAADEDTLHRAWQGLGYYSRVRNLQKAAQIVARERMPRSKKELQTLPGIGPYTAGAIASISFGEKAAAVDGNVLRVFARLYDIREDVTKPAVKREIEARVLDAMIEPYGEFNQAIMELGALVCTPGTPDCAGCPVNQWCLAKDPASLPVLPEKKRKTEEEKTFLIYTDGYRMHLEKRPAKGLLAGLYGFPEGEVSKDTTGIHPLPRYDHVFTHKIWHIAGWLVPVEQGAMAQMYTPEEIEAGMAVPTAFQPLYKAACRLLAEGIIGRERVSENTQD, encoded by the coding sequence ATGGAGACAGAACGAAGCATGAATGCAGATCCGGAAACCGTCAATCCGGCACCGGGGTTTGCACGGCCTTTGATGGACTGGTACCAGGCCCATCACCGGGATCTGCCATTTCGACGGGATCGAGAGCCGTACCACATATGGGTGTCGGAGATCATGGCCCAGCAGACCCGCATTGAGGCCATGGTGCAGTACTATGACCGGTTCATGACGCTGTTTCCCACGGTGCAGGACCTTGCGGCTGCGGATGAAGACACGCTCCACAGGGCCTGGCAGGGACTTGGATATTATTCCCGGGTGCGGAATCTGCAGAAGGCTGCGCAGATCGTGGCACGGGAAAGAATGCCCCGGTCAAAGAAGGAACTGCAGACACTGCCGGGAATCGGTCCTTATACCGCGGGGGCCATCGCCTCAATTTCCTTTGGCGAAAAAGCCGCTGCGGTGGACGGGAATGTGCTGCGGGTGTTCGCAAGACTGTATGATATCCGGGAGGATGTCACGAAACCGGCGGTGAAGCGGGAAATCGAGGCCCGGGTCCTGGATGCCATGATCGAACCGTATGGAGAGTTCAACCAGGCCATCATGGAACTCGGGGCTCTGGTATGCACCCCGGGAACGCCGGACTGTGCGGGCTGTCCGGTGAATCAGTGGTGTCTGGCAAAGGATCCGGCATCACTGCCGGTCCTGCCGGAAAAGAAGCGGAAAACAGAGGAGGAGAAAACCTTCCTGATCTATACAGACGGGTACAGGATGCACCTGGAAAAGCGCCCCGCAAAGGGCCTTTTGGCCGGACTATATGGCTTTCCTGAAGGCGAAGTTTCCAAAGACACAACCGGGATCCATCCGCTGCCGCGATACGACCATGTTTTCACCCACAAGATCTGGCATATCGCCGGCTGGCTGGTTCCTGTCGAACAAGGGGCCATGGCCCAGATGTATACGCCGGAGGAAATCGAAGCCGGCATGGCGGTTCCCACCGCCTTCCAGCCTCTGTACAAAGCCGCCTGCAGGCTGCTGGCTGAGGGGATCATCGGCAGGGAGCGGGTCAGTGAAAACACACAGGACTGA
- a CDS encoding type I phosphomannose isomerase catalytic subunit, with protein sequence MAIVKLHPAFKDYIWGGTKLKELYNKKTDMDPLAESWELSTHKDGQSEVVTGDDAGKTLSQYIEDKGWQVLGTDCKDMNRFPVLIKLIDAKQPLSIQVHPDDEYAWRVEGEPGKTEMWYILDAEPGAFLYFGVKRHTDREEFRKAIEDGTVLDLLRAVPVHKGDVFFIKSGTIHAIGAGIQICEIQQNSNTTYRVYDFGRVGKDGKPRELHVDKALDVSIFDPIESDFKPIGEKVDNGQASTEMLATCNYFTTFVTEVHGKVTIDQDDESFGSIIMIEGDAIISNDGTELHANKGDSIFIDAGSGKVDIVGNCAYIYTRV encoded by the coding sequence ATGGCGATTGTGAAACTGCACCCCGCGTTCAAGGATTACATCTGGGGCGGGACCAAGCTGAAAGAACTCTACAATAAAAAAACCGACATGGATCCCCTGGCCGAGAGCTGGGAACTGTCCACACACAAGGACGGACAGAGCGAAGTCGTGACAGGCGATGACGCCGGAAAGACACTCTCTCAGTACATTGAAGACAAAGGCTGGCAGGTGCTGGGCACAGACTGCAAAGACATGAACCGGTTCCCTGTGCTGATCAAGCTCATCGACGCAAAGCAGCCGCTGTCGATTCAGGTGCACCCGGATGACGAATATGCCTGGCGTGTGGAGGGTGAGCCCGGAAAAACCGAAATGTGGTACATCCTGGATGCCGAACCCGGCGCCTTCCTGTATTTCGGCGTAAAGCGCCACACTGACCGGGAGGAATTCCGGAAGGCCATCGAAGACGGCACGGTTCTCGACCTGCTTCGGGCGGTTCCGGTCCACAAAGGCGATGTGTTCTTCATCAAGTCCGGCACGATCCATGCCATTGGCGCCGGCATCCAGATCTGCGAAATCCAGCAGAACTCCAACACCACCTACCGTGTCTATGACTTCGGACGGGTGGGCAAGGACGGCAAACCCAGAGAGCTGCACGTTGACAAGGCCCTGGATGTGTCGATTTTCGATCCCATCGAATCCGATTTCAAGCCCATCGGCGAGAAGGTGGACAACGGCCAGGCTTCAACCGAAATGCTGGCAACCTGCAACTACTTCACGACCTTCGTGACGGAAGTGCATGGCAAGGTGACCATTGACCAGGATGACGAAAGCTTCGGCTCGATCATCATGATCGAAGGCGATGCGATCATCTCCAATGACGGCACCGAGCTGCATGCCAACAAAGGCGACTCGATTTTCATCGACGCAGGCAGCGGCAAGGTTGATATCGTGGGCAACTGCGCCTATATCTATACACGGGTATAA
- a CDS encoding GHKL domain-containing protein, whose translation MLKGRPLIYMILFFVSEALMVGASPFLFRSWSYEQAQVAILGLFAISAFLCLLLMKSLMAMIRRDASAQALETLKDMELEQLAAMVQTGQEIEAIRFRIRKHPSVIQDLEEDFPDLYVSRCDNPVADAILFRKSREMKEQNIRSHFQVSLPADLPLDSAILLSLLTNLLDNAILAASQCPSERRFVSLEAGLRRNCLVCICENSVSDNAAITPGLSSKNRPGHGHGLQILEDLCTQQGGQLKGVMENGRCRFTATLWLEEEA comes from the coding sequence GTGCTGAAGGGCAGGCCGCTGATTTACATGATTCTGTTTTTCGTGTCTGAAGCGCTCATGGTCGGCGCTTCGCCATTTCTGTTTCGCAGCTGGAGCTATGAACAGGCACAGGTGGCCATCCTGGGCCTGTTTGCAATCAGCGCCTTCCTCTGTCTTCTGCTCATGAAGTCTCTCATGGCCATGATCCGCCGGGATGCATCGGCCCAGGCACTGGAAACACTGAAGGACATGGAGCTCGAGCAGCTCGCGGCGATGGTGCAGACCGGTCAGGAAATCGAAGCCATACGGTTCCGTATCCGGAAACACCCGTCAGTCATCCAGGACCTGGAGGAGGACTTTCCGGATCTGTATGTCAGCCGCTGTGACAACCCGGTGGCGGATGCCATCCTGTTCAGGAAGTCCAGAGAAATGAAAGAACAGAACATCCGCAGTCATTTTCAGGTCTCGCTTCCGGCAGACCTGCCGCTGGATTCGGCCATTCTTTTGAGCCTGCTCACAAACCTGCTGGACAATGCCATCCTGGCTGCCTCGCAGTGTCCGTCGGAGCGCCGGTTTGTGTCTCTGGAAGCCGGACTGCGGCGCAACTGTCTGGTCTGCATTTGCGAAAACTCCGTTTCTGACAACGCCGCCATCACCCCCGGTCTGTCCAGCAAAAACAGGCCTGGTCACGGACACGGACTGCAGATCCTGGAAGATCTCTGCACACAGCAGGGAGGCCAGCTAAAGGGTGTCATGGAAAACGGCCGGTGCCGGTTCACTGCCACTCTCTGGCTCGAGGAAGAAGCATGA
- a CDS encoding LytR/AlgR family response regulator transcription factor, with product MEDKKQYELVLCENDPLQREDMIRILSQLAPELVIRPVTGSLELQRLLQGPQTAGTKRIFLMDIVLDNGEDGIDLARYIHRLDPGSPVIFMSAYLEKSCEVYDVEHCYFIYKPQKEQRLKAALSRALRQLQDQPKPLVIHDGTAIYRVEPSSILCMERVRRWTFITCRNRVLKAREDLRTLLEQLPDSFVQCHRSYVVNYSMTAAFYGTEFELANGLRIPVSRAHQAEIRQSYSRFLLREESLC from the coding sequence ATGGAAGACAAGAAGCAATATGAGCTGGTCCTCTGCGAAAACGATCCGCTGCAGAGGGAAGACATGATCCGGATCCTTTCGCAGCTGGCACCGGAGCTGGTCATTCGTCCTGTCACAGGATCCCTGGAACTGCAGCGGCTCCTGCAGGGGCCGCAGACAGCCGGCACGAAGCGGATATTTCTCATGGACATTGTCCTGGACAACGGGGAAGACGGCATTGATCTGGCCAGATACATTCACCGCCTGGACCCCGGGTCGCCGGTGATATTCATGAGCGCCTACCTGGAAAAATCCTGTGAGGTCTATGATGTGGAACACTGCTACTTCATATACAAGCCGCAGAAGGAACAGCGGCTGAAAGCCGCGTTGTCCAGGGCGCTGCGCCAGCTGCAGGACCAGCCCAAACCACTGGTGATCCACGATGGAACGGCCATCTACCGGGTGGAGCCTTCGTCCATCCTGTGCATGGAACGGGTCCGGCGCTGGACGTTCATCACCTGCCGGAACCGGGTGCTGAAAGCCAGAGAAGATCTGCGCACTCTGCTCGAACAGCTGCCGGACAGCTTTGTGCAGTGTCACCGCAGCTATGTGGTGAATTACTCCATGACCGCTGCCTTCTACGGCACAGAATTCGAACTTGCCAACGGACTGCGCATTCCGGTCTCCAGAGCTCATCAGGCTGAAATCCGCCAGTCCTACAGCCGGTTCCTGCTCCGGGAGGAATCATTGTGCTGA
- a CDS encoding sugar ABC transporter substrate-binding protein, which yields MKNLKGNLRFWLVMMAVFALGSLVFTAGIIRREHLVFGATYMTMNNPFYQVINTELRKAVTEHGDSLVVRDPLMNADRQIEQVEQFIADDVDGIFVNPVDSVSLGPVLRRAQKAGIPVIAVDSTLKDDSMLLSTVISDNYDAGRQCGQDLLEKTDSARIWLLRHSEAVSASDRIRGFLSVVESVPGYTVIGEAECEGQLEQAMPAMEELIRLHPDGSVVMALNDPSALGAIAALEEAGLNSVLVYGIDGTPDMKSRIAVHPSQFATVAQSPISIGSIAASTMYEHLSGKRVPHYIPVEVSLIDGKTIGGYSLTEWQ from the coding sequence ATGAAGAATCTGAAGGGAAACCTGCGGTTCTGGCTGGTCATGATGGCGGTCTTTGCCCTGGGATCTCTGGTGTTCACAGCGGGAATCATCCGGCGAGAACATCTTGTGTTCGGGGCCACGTACATGACCATGAACAACCCGTTTTATCAGGTCATCAACACGGAACTGCGTAAGGCTGTCACAGAACACGGTGACAGTCTGGTGGTTCGCGATCCCCTCATGAATGCCGACCGGCAGATTGAACAGGTGGAGCAGTTTATAGCCGATGACGTGGACGGGATTTTTGTGAATCCCGTGGACTCCGTATCGCTGGGTCCGGTCCTGCGCCGGGCACAGAAGGCGGGGATCCCGGTGATTGCCGTGGATTCCACGCTCAAGGATGACTCCATGCTGCTGTCGACGGTGATTTCGGACAACTACGATGCAGGCAGGCAGTGTGGCCAGGACCTGCTGGAGAAAACCGATTCCGCCAGGATCTGGCTCCTGCGGCATTCTGAAGCGGTCTCCGCGAGTGACAGGATCCGCGGATTTCTCTCAGTGGTGGAATCCGTCCCGGGGTATACAGTGATCGGGGAAGCCGAATGCGAGGGACAGCTCGAACAGGCCATGCCGGCCATGGAGGAACTCATTCGTCTGCACCCGGACGGATCGGTCGTGATGGCCCTCAACGACCCCTCGGCTCTTGGAGCCATCGCAGCCCTCGAGGAAGCGGGACTGAATTCCGTTCTGGTGTACGGCATTGACGGCACGCCGGACATGAAGAGCCGGATCGCAGTCCATCCCAGTCAGTTCGCGACAGTGGCGCAATCCCCAATCTCCATCGGTTCCATTGCGGCAAGCACGATGTATGAGCATCTGTCCGGAAAACGCGTGCCTCATTACATCCCTGTGGAAGTGTCCCTGATTGACGGGAAAACCATCGGCGGGTATTCCCTGACGGAGTGGCAGTGA
- a CDS encoding sensor histidine kinase — MNNILAMKRIRQAMTALSFLLVLYTAGVMLAGSLHIVESGESSSFLQSIPHAPSSPWMVFWLSFILCSLLSWLILNTVQGSKSGILLCAGFKTLLACIIIWNVNLSCRPLLLLVFSDVLYTMRGFQARYMVGIGSILTGLYLLFSYEVITPMIPMVSTGVYFSVFEHSTSSLLAFGQSLLESATLVLFIAFMCEFLIDLHQEKENIAQELNMMNRVNEDLRHYAQMTEQIAESRERKRLAREIHDTLGHALTGIAAGIDATLVIMDKNPEMAKSQLHLVRQVVSEGIGDVRASLQKLRPGALEQRGLKGALEKMIREFESVTAMTIDLDYQADSLDVDKAKEDVCFRLVQESITNARRHGAATHAAVRFAVDGDWLVITVRDNGRGLPQKTITYGYGLTQMEENVSSLHGMLHFDGSDGFLTEARIPLTKGEYRE; from the coding sequence ATGAATAATATCCTGGCCATGAAGCGGATCCGTCAGGCCATGACGGCACTGAGTTTCCTGCTGGTCCTGTACACCGCCGGCGTCATGCTGGCAGGATCGCTGCACATTGTGGAATCCGGAGAATCCTCTTCCTTTCTGCAGTCCATCCCGCACGCTCCTTCCAGTCCCTGGATGGTGTTCTGGCTGAGTTTCATTCTCTGCAGTCTCCTGAGCTGGCTCATTCTCAATACCGTCCAGGGAAGCAAGTCCGGGATCCTGCTCTGTGCCGGCTTCAAGACACTGCTGGCTTGCATCATCATCTGGAACGTGAACCTGAGCTGCCGTCCACTGCTTCTGCTGGTGTTCTCCGATGTCCTGTACACCATGCGGGGATTCCAGGCCCGGTACATGGTGGGCATCGGCAGTATCCTGACCGGACTGTACCTGCTGTTTTCCTACGAAGTGATCACCCCCATGATCCCCATGGTGAGCACCGGTGTCTACTTTTCGGTATTTGAACACAGCACCTCGAGCCTGCTGGCTTTCGGGCAGTCGCTGCTGGAGTCCGCCACGCTGGTGCTGTTCATCGCCTTCATGTGCGAGTTTCTGATTGACCTGCACCAGGAGAAGGAGAACATCGCGCAGGAACTGAACATGATGAACCGCGTCAACGAAGATCTGCGGCATTATGCACAGATGACGGAACAGATTGCGGAAAGCCGGGAGCGCAAACGGCTGGCCAGGGAAATCCACGACACACTGGGACATGCCCTCACAGGGATTGCGGCGGGCATTGACGCCACCCTGGTGATCATGGACAAAAACCCGGAAATGGCGAAATCCCAGCTGCATCTGGTGCGGCAGGTGGTCTCCGAGGGCATCGGCGATGTCCGCGCGAGTCTTCAGAAACTGCGGCCCGGAGCCCTGGAACAGCGTGGCCTGAAGGGGGCCCTGGAGAAAATGATCCGGGAGTTCGAGTCTGTCACGGCCATGACCATCGACCTGGACTATCAGGCGGATTCTCTGGACGTGGACAAGGCCAAGGAAGATGTGTGTTTCCGCCTGGTGCAGGAGTCCATCACCAATGCCCGGCGCCACGGGGCCGCCACCCATGCAGCTGTCCGTTTCGCGGTCGACGGTGACTGGCTGGTAATCACGGTCCGGGACAACGGCCGCGGACTTCCTCAGAAGACCATCACCTATGGGTATGGCCTGACGCAGATGGAAGAGAATGTCTCTTCTCTGCATGGAATGCTGCACTTTGACGGATCTGACGGCTTTCTGACAGAAGCGCGGATCCCGCTGACGAAAGGAGAATACCGAGAATGA
- a CDS encoding response regulator transcription factor, with the protein MNVILADDQAMIRESLKIVLECEPDIHVCATAQDGAQALSLIGQMPVDVAVLDIRMPRIDGVLCTREIKKRFPHVKVIILTTFDDDDFVYSALRYGASGYLLKGLPSQDLVKAIRTVHHGGAMINPDVAHKVVDMFSRVPESTGIEVEPEKEASLSETERAIIREVGKGKSNKEISGTLYLSEGTIRNYLSQILAKLDLRDRTQLAIWAVQSAMFRL; encoded by the coding sequence ATGAATGTGATCCTTGCAGACGACCAGGCCATGATCCGGGAGTCTCTGAAAATCGTGCTGGAATGCGAACCGGACATCCATGTCTGTGCCACAGCCCAGGATGGAGCCCAGGCTCTGTCTCTCATTGGTCAGATGCCGGTGGATGTGGCGGTTCTGGATATCCGCATGCCCCGGATCGACGGGGTTCTGTGCACCCGGGAAATCAAAAAACGCTTTCCTCATGTGAAGGTGATCATTCTGACCACCTTTGACGATGATGACTTCGTGTATTCCGCCCTGCGGTACGGCGCCTCGGGCTATCTTCTCAAGGGCCTCCCCAGTCAGGATCTGGTCAAGGCGATCAGAACCGTCCATCACGGCGGGGCCATGATCAACCCGGATGTGGCTCACAAAGTGGTGGATATGTTTTCCCGGGTGCCGGAATCCACCGGCATTGAAGTGGAACCCGAAAAGGAAGCGTCCCTGTCAGAGACGGAGCGGGCGATTATCCGCGAGGTGGGAAAGGGCAAGTCCAATAAGGAGATTTCCGGTACGTTGTACCTCTCGGAGGGCACCATCCGGAACTACCTTTCGCAGATTCTTGCCAAGCTGGATCTTCGGGACCGGACCCAGCTGGCCATCTGGGCGGTGCAGTCGGCGATGTTCCGGCTATGA